In one Vanessa tameamea isolate UH-Manoa-2023 chromosome 10, ilVanTame1 primary haplotype, whole genome shotgun sequence genomic region, the following are encoded:
- the LOC113404569 gene encoding putative odorant receptor 92a — translation MLESNSLKQEIVRELEFLQSMGTKIFLYPFVGRKMLEMFGYIITYILVLCTAVQLALTLFSFSTKDWLEIINVAPNLGVVIMTVIKYTKIQIHKEVYDEIFNHFRDDMWNIVGQNSPEHIRIIMKYKWITLMINRFLLYYSILLTIVVNSFPYLIMLYENKANGVTDEYLYPFDGWYPFDKVKWYTGAYIWESCMTAVVVCVYGFSNMIHASYVIFICMELRILGNCLEEILSPDNVAELSEGRNVTLIHSTVIRKLKIIITKHEFLAKRSAKLDAVLGDAMLLNYSLGAIFICLTAFTFMVVDNLYKSVRYFFMFASLLLEIFNHCFIGQVLSDHSENLTNAVYFSNWPNASPEAKKIMLMLVMRTQKPFKLTGNGYFAMNMNTFSSICSTSYQFFNLLRTVYL, via the exons ATGTTGGAATCAAATTCACTAAAACAAGAAATAGTACGCGAATTGGAATTCCTCCAATCGATGGGTACGAAAATATTTCTCTACCCATTCGTTGGTAGAAAAATGCTGGAAATGTTTGGATACATCATAACTTATATCCTTGTTCTCTGTACTGCCGTTCAACTTGCGCTCACTCTATTTTCATTTAGCACCAAAGATTGGCTGGAGATCATTAATGTGGCTCCAAATTTAGGCGTAGTCATCATgactgttataaaatatacgaaaattcaAATACATAAGGAAGTTTATGACGAAATATTCAACCATTTCCGCGATGACATGTGGAATATCGTTGGACAAAATTCGCCCGAACACATACGTATCATTATGAAGTATAAATGGATAACTTTAATGATCAATCGGTTTTTGCTCTATTATTCAATACTTTTGACTATAGTCGTGAATTCTTTtccatatttaattatgttgtaTGAAAATAAAGCCAATGGAGTCACTGATGAATATTTATATCCTTTTGACGGATGGTATCCTTTTGACAAGGTGAAATGGTACACGGGTGCCTATATCTGGGAAAGTTGCATGACGGCAGTCGTTGTATGCGTGTATGGATTTTCAAATATGATACACGCTTCgtacgttatatttatttgcatggAATTAAGAATACTTGGAAATTGCttagaagaaatattaagtCCTGATAATGTTGCTGAATTATCCGAAGGACGTAACGTTACCCTAATTCATAGCACAGTTATaagaaagttaaaaataataataacaaaacatgaGTTTTTAGCAAA AAGATCGGCTAAGCTCGACGCAGTTTTGGGAGATGCAATGCTTCTAAACTATTCCCTGGGAgctatattcatttgtttaacgGCTTTCACATTCATG gttgtAGATAATTTGTACAAATCGGTGCGGTATTTTTTCATGTTTGCATCACTGCTTCTTGAGATATTTAATCATTGTTTCATTGGACAAGTTTTAAGTGATCAT agcGAAAACCTAACAAATGCTGTGTATTTTTCCAACTGGCCAAATGCGAGTCCTGAAGCGAAAAAAATCATGCTCATGCTAGTGATGCGCACTCAAAAACCTTTCAAATTAACTGGAAATGGATATTTTGCTATGAATATGAACACATTTAGCAGC ATTTGCAGCACATcatatcaattttttaatttactgagAACAGTTTATCTTTAG